The Tripterygium wilfordii isolate XIE 37 chromosome 21, ASM1340144v1, whole genome shotgun sequence genome segment gatttccaTTGATGCCTTTAGAAGTATAGCTCATATTGTTTTCTCCTGCTAGGGTTTGACAAGCTTTCTCCAATATGCTTTGCATGTACTTCCCTTGAGCCTCAATTCTTAGTTGAAGGTGCTTTTGTACCTGCAaagcatatataataaattgtatgtgtatacatacatatatataattattttataattagagaagaagtttatatTAGGATAGAATTTTCATAATTATACTATACCTCTAATTGTTCATGGAGTCTTCTCTGCACCTCCATTTGCATCCCAATCGCATCAACCATGTGTGAGTTACTGGTCAACACCCGacacaaaataaaagaacaccaattatttttatttttttgtgattttgttgttttataaattcattctaaaaaattagaatatatagatacatatatatatatatactttaaagaaaaatatatgttgttgtagataaaaatatatagtcatattGGCTTATatgaattataaataaataagaaaaaaaaaacctatgaATTTGAAGGTTATTACATACTCATTCATGCTACGAACCATCATGCCGGATGAAGATGCACAACTTCTTTGAAGATCCAATGCCGAAGCTATATAACAAAACataagaacaacaaaaaaataaatcaaaccataatgaTAGAAGGTgtaaatataagaaattaaaaaacagTCAAACTAgtttacaaattaaatataaaggAATAGAATTAAAGAAGATCGAGCCGATCGATCGCCTAATACTACTCTTACCATCCTTAATAGAGTGATCATTGAATTCCTTGTGAGGTTGCTTTCCAAGTCTGAATTTCTAATTTATGTACAAAAACAAAgataacaagaaaaaagaaaggatgaaataaaatggaagaaaataacaatagaagaataaatcaccaaaaaaaaaaaggtgtatgtAATCACgaaagaaagcaaaagaagaaagaatgaaaaaatatgtatatattcaaacCTGGAGATGGCTTTTAAGGTGGTAAAGAGTAAGTCCCTTCACACCCATAACTCTCATGATAGTCTTTGGTGTTGCCTctgcaaaatataaaattttaatataaaaaaataatcaaaaaccaagaaaaaaatattaattgaagAACCCTAGACATGGATATGATTAAATTAAGAGAAAGTAGGGATGATGGAAGTACTGTCTGGTCCTCCAAGCTGAGCAACAGCATCGACGAATCGTTCGTGGAGTTCGACCGTCCATCGGAGGCGAGGCTTAGGGTCAGTGGTGAGGACAAGGCCAGAGTCACCTTGAACACACATGGGTCTACTACTTTCATGGTGAGAATTCATAGTAGAGAGTTTCTTGGTGTGGAACATTCTttctatctttctctctctaaagggGGAGGCTCTCCCTCTCACAATCTCTCTctagagattcaagaacaaatgCTTCTGCAAATATAGAAGAATAGGGTGCgtttttgaagatggaaaagagTGCgcgtgtgtgagagagagagagagatagaaagGTTTGGCTTCTCTCTCTATCAAGTTGAAAGC includes the following:
- the LOC119989877 gene encoding myb family transcription factor IPN2-like, encoding MFHTKKLSTMNSHHESSRPMCVQGDSGLVLTTDPKPRLRWTVELHERFVDAVAQLGGPDKATPKTIMRVMGVKGLTLYHLKSHLQKFRLGKQPHKEFNDHSIKDASALDLQRSCASSSGMMVRSMNDNSHMVDAIGMQMEVQRRLHEQLEVQKHLQLRIEAQGKYMQSILEKACQTLAGENNMSYTSKGINGNHHHHQGLVPQEMKDFGPLNFPAAFQDLNIYGGGHHLQQEIERSSSPVLVHHHGFNNNDPGNSLSLGGKKRPSPSYSGGGGKSPLIWSDDFRLQELGTTPHHHDHHQIQIGPPSITTTTTLNSMSDIYESKPAVVVLQGDSMKKFEASSSSSSKLERPSPRRDRMSPMIPQGRNNNASFV